CTCTCTATGTAAACATTTGTGATGGAAAATTGTTTGCAGAAGAATAGAGCATGAAAGATAGCTTTGACCTCAGCTTGATGAGCCCActattagaattagggagacCTAACTCAATCTAAAAGTTatctcaagagttgaggtttgcactaccatttataagcacttgattgaccacatctctagccaatgtgagactctaacacacACCTTCACGCCTAGGGTTGGACATCTGGAGTGCGGAATGTAACATcctgatctgacgactggcctcacgatAACAAtagagtcttttcagcgcgctttgtccttaCTCGcacgcttcccgggaaaacttcccaggaagtcacccatcataatattgctccaaggctagcatacttaaccatggagttcttatgagttgggctcccgaaaagaagttgcaacttgttgtcatgagtagtaccaatcaaatctcttattCCCTCATCAACTGTATAGTTCATCCCTATACAGCcttggaatacctcttgttcgggtgtgagatcggttcattcatgtgcccctccgcctagaagcctgccaggagccgctccttgtccctgcctcactgcaccggcgatcactccccgccctcgtcggccccgggcgtcacaggcccaccaacttccgcttggttcgtccccgaaccacaccgtactgggagaggtcggctctgataccatttgtaacatcctgatctgacgactggtctcacggtaacaacacgagtcttttcagcgcgttttgtcctcactcgcacgcttcccgggaaaacttcccaggaggtcacccatcataatattgctccaaggctagcacacttaaccatggagttcttatgagtttggctcccgaaaagaagttgcaacttgttgtcatgagtagtaccaatcaaatctcttatgccctcctcaactgtatagtccacccctatacagtctcggaatacctcttgtttaggtgtgagatcggttcattcatgtgcccctccgcctagaagcctgccaggagccgctccttgtccgtgcctcactgcaccggcgatcactccccgccctcctcggccccgggcgtcacagagGCTATCCCTCACCCGCTTAGTAATGACATGTTATGTCAtgaagtttttttctttttttttgaaatgggtTATGTCATGAAGTTAATAAGTGTGTATTTTTGGATTCTAGTTAAGTACAATGTGGATTTTTATTTCAATGGACAGTGTTATTATTTGATGCTTTTTTTTACTCAGTGCAAATAAATGTTAGCACTCACTTCGACTTAAAATGTGAATGAAACTCTTCTTATAAATTGTCATACAACCTCAATTGATATCattcagttttagttttcaattgCATGCTAATGTAGTTTCACGGTTGCTAACCATTCAATTAGTTATATTTAGGTTGACTTATAAAACAATGGGTTTAtgagaaaaattaaataaatcaaaagatGGACTAAATGTATCACCCTAGAGTCTATggcaatattaattaattttaagataCAGATTCATCATACTGACTTGAAGTTTTAGAGAAAATGTACTCTCGATTCTTCTTTCTGCAGTATTGAGTACATGCATGTTTGGAATACAATTATCAATTATGAGAAGTAGCTTCTggggtttcagaattgattctgaaaagAAAGcaattgatccaaacatgctataagttTGTGAATTTACTTGTCTGCAAGAGTTTCTATACATGTTTAGTCTTCAGTGGGGAATGATCCCTGTGGAGGTAGCAGGGCTGCAAAGCCAACAACTTTACTTGGAGAGGGATGTGTTTGGTTTGGCCAGGCCATGACATGCAGCTGAATCATCTCATATTGGTCTATTGCTGAAGTGAGGCTGTCCTTAATCTCAGCATGGTCACAACAATGTACAAGACCAGAAGAGCACACACTAGTTGGCATTGTGCTCTTCCCTTCCAACCGAGAAATCACAAGAAGGAATCCATTTGCAGATGCTTCTTCATGGAGTTCTCTTAACCCGGCACGATCCGCTGATGAATCTGTCATCACTGAAGAGATGCACATAAAGCCCTGCACTTTGAAACCAAACTTTGATAGTATTAACTCTAGACAGATTTAAACATGTTGTACAAAGAACTACTATAGTAGAACATATAAAGACCTCATCAGTTCTTTTGATTTCCATTCCAAATCGCACTTCGCTGGATTGAGGGATCAATTCTATTGGAATTTCTGCTACTCCAGGTAGAAACCACAACCTTATACCATGCATTATTTGGGGGGTATAATTATGGATTTGCTGCCTGCACCTTCGTGTTTCCTTTGTTGGGAAATCAGTCTTCTCCTGTGTAGTTGCATCATGTGGAGTTGAAATTGACTGGTTAGTTTATCATACAAGTTAAAGCAAGGTGGTTCCTTGAGATTTTTCCATCActatgcatgtttgaaaatccttCTAGAATTGACTTCAAACCCTAAATCAGTTTTGGAATGAAGCTTATGTGATTATGTGAGCAGCTTCGGGtaccagaattgattttaagtAAAGAGAAATTGATCAAAACATGCACCAATGAATCTGAGGAGAAAGTGTATTACCATGGATGGAATTTGTTCTGTTTGGATATTGACAAAAACTAGAGGGACCCCAGAAGAAATTGCTGCACTAAACCAAGCCATGCACCTAGCAGTTGTAGTATTGATGCAGTGCTCACTAGCTAGTGGCATAAACAGGATGGAGGTCACCACTGAACAGCATTGGTCAGGTAGATATGTGCCTACTTTCATCTTCCAGTCATATTTTATCCCAGTTCTGCTGAATCCCCTTCCTTGCATGTTTACTGCTCTTCTGCTCATTTCTGCAAAACTTGAAACAAAACACGGCTTAGTGCATGATTGTAAATCCTTcgaaaattgattttaaaggcAGAATCAATTCTGTGAGTAGATTCTGAAGAAATATAAACTGATCTAAACATTGTAGAATATTTACAACATTTGCTGTTTCATGCTAATAtctttcagaatcaattctcccTCATATAATTTATATCTATTAGCTTCTTTCGGAAGCACTTCTCTCAATGTGGAAACTTAAACATACACTTAATTGCTGATACTGCTCTAAGCCGCATGAAATTCTTTTGTCAATGAATTAAGTACACGAATGTTTGAAATTTGGTATAAAGTAATCTATGTGGCTTCACCGTTTATCAAACAACATGTTTGAAAACTCTTTGAAAGTCACAGTGAAAGCCAAAATCACGGTGGACAAATTTGCTTCTATGCACCATGATTTTAGCTGCACCTGTACCGTGGTTTTTGAATGAGTTTCCAAATATGCAGTTAGTTAATGACAATGCATGTCTTGAGACAGTTTGATATTTAGAAAGAGCATAATAGCAAATTTCATCACTTGACAACGATTAAAACTTTCTTCTACAATAACAAGATTGTGTAGTGTGTACCCTGCAGTTCAGTGCACTGCTTTAATGTGAGGTCCTCTAAATCTGCAACATGTCTGTGATCTGTTGCAGCTTGAATGGTATACTTCCTTTTGAGTAAAGAGCCTTTCTCTTGCACAATACGTGTCTGAAGTATCAGAGAAGTATCACCCCTTCTAACCTTTATCCATATAAACTCCACCTTAGGATTAATCTTGCCAAGCTGAGAACTAAACTCTGAACTGGTCTTAACTGGCGAAAAGGAATCACCAGCATCAGCATCATCGCGTTCGGAGAATCCTTCAATGATGTCTCCTGGTAACGGCATGCTCTCACCCCACTCATCAAACACCTCTTGCTTCACTTGTTTCACACAGACATTCTTCTGAAGATGATCAGAAGCAGCAGCCATTTCTCCTAGCAGAGATGAAAGTAGATTTAACTCAAGTTAACTCTGCAAAATGAACAGATGAACATTTCTAGGAGgcaattgttttaatttttgtttcttttgtttggTACTTATCTGAATATGCGTTCAGCATGTTCTCTTCCAATGCATAAGACACATCCCAAAATGCCAAGCCATGGCCGGCTACACATTATTCATGTTACTGGTGCTTGCTCCGGTGCCCCAACATTCAGACGAGTGTACCATACACTAGTGATGTGGGCCAATAATATTAATACATCTGTTAGGGCTGTCCACTACAGCCCGGCCCGAACCGGACCCGAAAAAACCGAGGCCTTTTTTGGCCAAACGGGCGGTTCGGGCCGGAAACCGGGTTGCTCGGGTGAAAAAAACCGGGTGTTATTGGGTTAATTCGGTCGAGTTCGGTTTGGAGCCCAGACCGACCGAACCGACCGAACctgatatatataaaaaaaaaaatccaataaCAGGCCCAACTCGAGTGAATGAAAGGCCCAAActaaacctaatctaatctggCCTCTCTCTAACACTCTCCAGTTCTCAAACCCTAGCTTCTTCAACTCactgctgcttcttcttctccctgCTTCTCCTctgcgccgccaccacccttctcctctgCGCCGCTACCACTTCGACATCTCCATCTCTTCTCTTCTCACTCAAGCCCTAAAGCCACCTTTTTTCATCCCTCTCCTCTCACTCAAAACCTAGAGCCGCCGCCAAAACCACAACACCATTGGCATTCAATATCGCTTCTCTTCTCATCATGCTCCGCCGCCACCGATTCGAAGAGCCCCTCCACCACCACGGTTGTTCTCTCCGTCACGAGCAACAACCACAGAAGAGGCTGATGAAGATGGATTCACGCCGGCTTGGGATTTGAGGCATGCAAGAAGATTGTATTTCTGTTGacacttttcttctttgttttatgTATTGCTGTGAATGGATCTGTAATTTTGATATTGATCTACTTTTTCTGGGATCTTTTATTTGTATTTATGGATCTGTTTGTTCCAGTtcgtctttctttctttttttttttgattgttttttGGATTCAAAATCCGTGCGAATCCGACCGGCAAACCGCCACCCGACGAAACCCAACCCGAACAACCCGTAACTGGTGAACGGACGGTGGCGGGTCTGGTGGTGTTGCGTTTTTGAACCGACCAAAACCGGGGGTTTGGCCCGAAACCGACCGAACCCGCCCGTTGGACAGGCCTAACATCTGTGTTGACATGGATAAGTAAGTGGTGattgaatattaattttaaacaaTCATGTATTGACCCTcgtattttttagttttgtataTACAACccacatattttttatttagtttttaatcAAGCACTTCACTCTCTTCTTATCTCCTTCTTCATCCTAGAATAAACAGAGCATGCCCAAATTAGGTTATCACCCCCGTTTCCAACCACCGCACCAccacccttcttcttcttgattggGTCGCAAATCTTCCAACATCGTCCAGACTCCAGATCTGAACCGTGGTTCACCAAGCTTCGAATCAGCCTCCACAACCAGCACAAACCCAGAACCAAACTCAGAACTGAGAGATCGGTAGATCGAGAGAGACATCGAGGGAGGAGAAAGAGGGCTTCAGACGGTGATAAAGTTTTGAACAAAACAATGATAAAGTTTCGATCTTGTAtgtttcaatttggaacaaAACCTCTTAAGAACAAATCTTCAACTTTTCTGGGTTTCATTCAATTTGTGGGTTTTCCAATTTTGGGGCAATTTGTTGGTTTCTTGAGGTAGATTCTCACTTGCAATTCGTTGGGGCAAATTGTCTTGGAGCAATTTGTGGGTTTTACAATGACTCAACAAAGGTCTGTTGTCATTATAATTTTTGCTGTACACATAAAGGAATGGCTTGCGAGgctgctatatatatatatatatatatatatatatatgacaatGGTGGTGCAGCAttacagatttggataattgttGCAAAGGAGGGTGGGGCTAATATTGGATTTCCCTTTGTTCCTGGAAACTATGATACTTCAATTCTCCTCTTTCTTTCCCAGATTTTGATCATTTTGTAAATGTTGTTATCTTTTCGGGCTGATACATAAATTATACGTAAATAGAAAAGTATTTTGTCGTATATACATAATTGTTACGTatgttgcatttttttttaaaagtacaGGTGTTAAATAATTAGTGGTACAACTCATTCCTGTAACATGCCCATAAAAAAATTGCTTGTACCATAGTAAACGCCCATGTTACTGACTGCAAATTCTTTTTgatgatgttttttttaaactaatattGTGTCTCATCCGGAATTATCTCGGATAATTCTGTAAAACTTGTTTACACCGTTAGTATACTTATTAAActcttttataaattaaaaattaagcaCGGATGACACAATACGACAAAAATTATGGTTTTAGTAAAAAAAGTACCGAAACCCCTCTACTTAAACTGATTTGAGAGAAAAAACTATAATTCATTTCAGGtaaattgttgattttttttataaaacttcAAGTAAAGAAGTGAGTGTAATCTCAACACATTTATGTTAATCACATTGATCCATCTAAAGTAGGATTATTTAGTCTTTAGAGTGTTAGAAAATACCTTATTGCCtaatgttaaaaaaaagaagaggatttttttttttgaaaatgattcATTCAATTAAGAAGAAACGAAAGTCATAGAAGCCATTACATCAGATTGGACCAAGCCAATAAGTTGTTGAGgaacctcctcaatccaaacaaccTCACCCAAATTAAAAGACAACTTAGCTACAGCATCAGCCACAATATTGCCTGAACGGCGAAcaaacatgaaataaaaaacatcaaaataaAACACTAAAAAACAACCGTCACGAATAATAGAATCCAGAATAGAGCAACCCCCGCCACGCTTCCAAGCTTGACAAAGAACCAAGCATTGAACAATTTTGAGAACAATTTTGAGAACTCATTTGATTgtcttttgctttcaaaaaaaaatggatgAGTAAAACCCCTAATTACAAACCCTGATCACATTACACCATAGTACTTGATACTTTTCAGGAATAAGTTTGAGGTACTAATTCATAATAATTAGAggtaaatgaataaataaagagaTCAGATATTTAAACTCATAATtaactgtaacaaaaaaaactcataattaACTGCTTTTTATCTCCATGATCAAAATTTCATAAAGGGCCAACTAAAGAAAATACAAGAACGAAAGTAAATTACCAGTCACTATGAAAAATTTCAATGTTACAAAAGAATTTGCCATATTCACATTATGTACACTTTTGAAGTCTTACTTACATGTAAACAATAAAGAATCTGAGAACTAAAAACTACTATATACAACCcttcaaaaaaatgaaaaaatagaagaaaaaaaactactaTATACACCAAGCCACCACCACAAGCTATACACAGTTATACACAAAATAAAAGTGAATAATTACAATGAACTAGGTTAGTCTCTCCCTTCTCCATGACAATTAACACACTACTGCTGCTCCATGATGTTCTGCAATACGCTTGGGACAAGTCCATTACAAGCATCAAGGATTTCTTTTTGGAGTTTCCTAATTTCCGCTCTAGTCCTTTCCCTTGTCGCCGGATTATTTGCTTTCGCTTGCACTCCCAGCACTGTGATCTGCTTCATAAGACTTTTCACCTGTGTGTGCATAACACCATGTCAATACATTCATTCATATGAAACCAACATTCACTATAAATCACACATGATGTTCATAAATAGTTTAAAGTCCATGTTTTGCtcaagtgcatgtttggtttcatgatTTGCGCATAATTCAATGGACCTTTACCCAAAAGCTCGAGACTCGTAGCTTCTGACCAAAAGTGAGTCTATAGCATTGAAACATGCCTATGAATCAAAAAGAGAAATTGCAGCACACAAACCTTTCTGTAAGGCCATCGTTCTAATCCATCTCTCCTGCAAATTTTCTTCAGCACAGTGGGGCATAAGTTCACATGTTTTGATGCCTGTTCAATTGGAAGATGAAAGTAATCGCTCAGATCATTCAATGTCATCCTTGCTGCTCTCTCCCTCTGCCCCCAAT
This is a stretch of genomic DNA from Lotus japonicus ecotype B-129 chromosome 1, LjGifu_v1.2. It encodes these proteins:
- the LOC130732146 gene encoding uncharacterized protein LOC130732146, with the protein product MAAASDHLQKNVCVKQVKQEVFDEWGESMPLPGDIIEGFSERDDADAGDSFSPVKTSSEFSSQLGKINPKVEFIWIKVRRGDTSLILQTRIVQEKGSLLKRKYTIQAATDHRHVADLEDLTLKQCTELQEMSRRAVNMQGRGFSRTGIKYDWKMKVGTYLPDQCCSVVTSILFMPLASEHCINTTTARCMAWFSAAISSGVPLVFVNIQTEQIPSMEKTDFPTKETRRCRQQIHNYTPQIMHGIRLWFLPGVAEIPIELIPQSSEVRFGMEIKRTDEGFMCISSVMTDSSADRAGLRELHEEASANGFLLVISRLEGKSTMPTSVCSSGLVHCCDHAEIKDSLTSAIDQYEMIQLHVMAWPNQTHPSPSKVVGFAALLPPQGSFPTED